The genomic region CCTGAGAGAGATGGGGCAGATCTAGGAAATAATTTGGAATAtagttttaaacatttaaaacatggaACGCattccaacaacaacaacaacaacaacaaaaaacaaacaaaaacaaaaaaacctaaaaaaaaaagtcttccaAGAAAAAGTAGCTTTACGGACATGTATAAGTTCCTTTAAAGGTTTACTTCTTATGTTGATGGGACAACTCCATGTCAGATTCACATTGTGCCACACTGATTTGACATTCATGTTAAGCTTTTATCTACAAGTGGGTGCTGTCAGTCGTTCAGATGCAACACcagatattcttttttttttaagctttcTCTTTTAGTTCTctctttttaaatgttaatgGTCTTGAATATTGATGGAGGTTGAAGGTGGTGAGCAGGAGCGAATGATCTGAGTCGTGAGGAAGGATTGTTttcaggaggaggagatgaatgaCGAGCATTGCCCAGTGAAGGCAATATGTGATGTGTTCCCTCATTATTTAGTTTAAAGACAAGTGTTGGCAATGATCCCATCTTTTGAGGGTGGAGGGAAAGTCCCGTTGGTCTTTAAATGGTCTCGACTGGAGATGTCCATCTGTCAGACATCGTTGCCATTGCCAAAGTCTGCACTTCTGAGAAGTCCGAGACCCCCGTTCAGATTCTCCTGTGTCTCTGGGCTCTAGCGTGCTCGTTCACCATGACGACGGAATCTCTCCCAAGCATTTGCAGATCCTTTTGAATGAGGGGGAATTGCCAACGCTGCAGCTTGGTACTCTGCATAGAAACGCTGATGACAGGACACTGATTGTAAACCTTTTTTAAAAAATCCTTTCTACAGTCTCATCTTTGTGGGTGTTTATGTCTTATAGTAAGACTTACTTGAAATGTTTATGCAGCTGTTTCCTCAAATTTTGCTTGGGAAACTtccttgctttaaaaaaaaaaaaagaatctgaaCAAAGCATTCATAAGCTGAAGAAGGCTATCTCTGGTTTTGACAGTAACTTCTACCACTTCAGTTcagtattttaattttttttttgcccttaaTGTTTTGTCCATGATGATTTAAAACACCATTTATGGATTCTTCCCCGAGTCCTGGGCTTTAATCAGGAGTTTTCCTGTGCACAAAAGTCGGTGGTATTTGGCTTAACAACACTTGGGTAAAAGGTCTTCCAGATGCCACTCTTTGTCCATTGCATTTAGTGTTGGACTGCCTTGAACcagaagagatgggaggagttGTCAATGTTTATTTTTAGACTTAAGTGTTGGGCAACAGTTCACCAAGGCTCTGGTTGAGTATTCTCCTCCCAGCTAGATGAATGTAGCCCAACTTTAAAAACTGAGTGTCACTCAGAATGATAAaagcttcattttttttttttatgtacttGTTCTGAATTCTTGGTTTTGAAACATTTTTGTATCTGTCTGATTCTCTGGCCTCTGGGCAACTACTCTTGAGTGTTCTTAATGCTCTGGTTTCTGGCGCTGTTCATTTCCTGACCCCAAATCCTCAtgggacgtttttttttcttttttcttttggaaaTGTTCATCTTGGGAAACAGAAACATTGATTTGAAGCACTTTACTGTACCAGGTGACTGACCGCAGTTCACGCGAAGCAAAATTTATGACTGTTGTTGCagatttttgtattgtttttctaaaaaataaaaaaaagagaaaaaaatgaacgtTTTTCCGACTGATTCTGtctaccccacccacccctcaaaTGGTGAACACATGAACTATTCAGATTGAGACCTTATCTAGTAACTGACCTAGCCTTTCTCCTTGACTTCGCAAGGGGCCTTCCGGTAATCAAACTAGCTGCACGTGTGAGTCACCAGCCATAAAGTTAAGTTATCTCACTGAAGGTTTCACCTCCAAACATAAGTAGCCAAAGCAGACTTATCAGATACACAAGTCACCTCTGCCGAAATCACGTGACATGACAACCTTGCTTCCACAATGTCAGTGAAAATGAGGTTTGCCAGaaacttaaaaaagaaaaagataatTCTTGATTTAACTGGCTTGGCCATGGTGGTCACAAGGCCACTGATGCAACTGCCCTGAAATAGCTGCCACTCAGTCagagaccgggggggggggggctcctttAGATACCGATGCTCTGACTAAAGCCACGTCTTTCAAGAACCCTGAAAGACGACACTGTTACAAGAATACTACACACGTTCAAGTGTTTTATCAGAGTGTTACACACCATCAGGCAATACGAGTAGTGAACACTTCAGATATCGCTCATCACAATGACGACCTTAGTCTGAGGTATCGTCAGGACAGACGCAGATTCTCGTTGTCAAGAGAACTCTTAGCAAATGGCGACCTCTGCTGGCTACAGGCACGATAAGACGAagtgtaaaacacacagaccttcaGGCACTTTATTTGACCTATAATAGAAGGAAAAGTAGTTCATATAAATAACTCGTTCATATGAATGTTTTGGGTAATAATTTaggtttacagttttttacgattggataaacactaaaatcaaaagtattacacaattatcaaaaccttcactcaaggagcaaaacattggtccagatttgcaccactataagcacatgtcaacatcacactttttgcgaaacaatacacacaagtgatttgcaaaacactaaacacacttgtatacattagacacagaagtatatcaagatgtcacttccttgcaattccaaagcactgactgtcaaattaccacaccttTGAGCCAAtggttaaacacagccatcaagtgcgcaaacacataattgcttaattgtagacacaccaaaccgGTTTAAGCACtgtagaaatgcagcagatgagttaatctgtcttcaaccaaaatggaaggagtcagaagaaaaagagtgagggtgagagggcgaagccacggaggaggagaaggaggaagaggcggaggccatgccagaggccgAGGTGGAggtgactgatttgggtatatggagagaaatcaattatattttcatcagtctgcagcattggtcttgtgcagtgtttggtgaatttattgtatatttgcactttctctgtgtacttcacttacactactctaatcactgagaagtagaattgctaaaagtgttttaggtttgcaacagcagtgtgtaactggtacaaacagaattcagtcatatgcaacgtgtgtgtttcatatggtaacaaaatatggttttgataaattagtgtatagtttttacatgagtgtttcattttgcaaaggatctgaggtgttttgctaattgggtgtgtggtcgtgctaattgtgtgtagtgttttgaaaaacaaaacaaaaccatcaaaatcgtgcttaaacaatcgagaaaaactgtaatacacagTCAAATGCTGAGAGGGGTGTCACTCTTTTTGTGGCTGTTTCTTTAAATGCCGCTTTAGTTGACTCAATAAAGATCTACGTCGTTCCTTCTTGTGCTTTGCAGGAGTCGACTCAGTTGTGTCCTTTGCCTGGTCAGTTGTGTCCTTTGCCTGGTCAGTCatgtctctctgcctcagctCTTCTGCCATGGATGCAGGCATGTCAAATGGTTCGAGTGACTCCATCACAATCTCAGGGTAACCTTGGGTCTTGAGATCCTGTTTTTGGCTCACACAACTCATCAGTTTACACTTCTGCTCCACAGTCAGGAGGGGGGCGTCACAGGTCATCACCTGAACATCACACTGTGGCTTTGGAAGCGCTTTGCTCACCTTGAGCTCCGGGGCCTCGGGAATAAAGGTGTCCAGTGAATGCTGCACGACCGCAGGGAGACCCAAAAGCCGTTGCACGATCTTGTTTTTTATGTTGAACTCCAACTTGGCTCTGGTTTCTTGGCTAAGGAAAGGTGTTTCTGCCCCAGTCAGATTCTCTTCTGTGTCCTCTAACGATCTCCAAAGCCACGGAGGACTGGACGGTTTAGAGGGTAACAGTTTCATGGACTGTTTGGAGACTGTGAATGCCCCCAAAAGGTACTCCAGATGCTTCTGTCTTAAGTTCATCTCTATTGAGCTTTTGCTTTGCAGGCCTCCGTAGTTCTCCTCAATTACACTGGCGGGTTTGTGATCAGGCACTGCCCCGAGTACTGCCTGAACAGCACCTGGGGTTCTAACACAGTTCTTTGGTCGGGTCACTGATCTAGAGGGATCCCTTGATAGTCCATCACTGTCAGTGTGAGAGCTACGGCTCAACATTCTCCACAGAAACATCCCAGTCATGATGTAAAGGACTTGGAGGATGAATCTCCACACCATCCACAGAAACATCCCAGTTATGGTGTAAGGGATTTGGAGGATGAATCTCCATACCTTCCACACAAGCCTCCTCAGAACGCTGTCCTCGCCACTCCTCTCAGAGGGGAAATCCCGATCAGCAGCTGGAGGAAGTGTTTCACTGTCTTGAATGATTTTCCAGCTAGTTTTTCCACCTGAATAATAATCATCGGACTGCAGAACGTGTAAATTGCAGAGATAATGTTCCTGTCCACTGTCTATATCACTAGCTATATCACAGCAGTGTTGTAGGCAGTTGCAAGTGCAGGTCTCCTCAGTATGTTCTTTCCAGTTCCCTTCCCTCTTCCAGTCGCATTTGTGAAGTCCTGACTTGTTCCGATCACTGAGCGAACCAGAGGTGTGTGGGTCCTCGGACTGCAGGAGGTGTAAATTGCACAGATAATGTTCCTGTCCACTGTCTTCACTGTTTCGCATGAGAGTCTTAGCTATATCACAGCAGTGTTGTAGGCAGTTGCAAGTGCAGGTCTCCTCAGTATGTTGAACTCTAGGTagtgtaattaaaataatatatcTTTATGTACAGGTATATATTAAacatcatataataataatataataatcgaATAACAAAATATGACATATTTGTAATTATGGGTCCTATTGCTCACAGTGTTTGCCTAAACTTTTAAAATAAGATGAGATGTTTGTTTACTTACAAGGCATGGTCCACAAAGTCTTCACCCTTTAAAGAATTGAGAGAAAAaatagggggaaaaaacacttaTTGACCTACATTATTATGCAACATTTGTTCAATCAAGAATAAATCAACGAACAACAAACAATATGATGAAACATTGCAACATTTCATTCCATGTAAATGGTACTGATGAAAATCGTCTTTAAATGTTGCCCAATAAGCTACTATGTATTTCCAGAGAAATGTTGAAATGGCACTAGATTGCAAAGGTCTTGACCATGCGTACGCTGTGGTCAGCTATGTTTAAGTTTTGAAATCCTGCGTGTCATAGACTCAACATAGCCGTGACCAATCTGCGGCTGACTTATTCGATGCTTCCAATTGGGGGCGCTCTTGTCAAGGGACCCATAGGCCGAGATGTTGTAGTAGCCTACCTTTTGGCCCTCAAATCGCTACGTCGGTCGATGTCGGAGTAATCAGAGGTCTGACAACAAATTCCTAAACAGTCTGCAAACCACCAAAGCAACATCTTATCCTGACGACAAAGCTGGTGGCTCAACTTACCCTTTTTTCGCTCCCACGCTGTTTGAACTTAAATCGTCGAAATAACCATGACAAGAGTAGTACCAAGGAAAGTGAACACAGAAGAGCCTGAAGGAAGACTAATGTTTCAGGAGTGAAGAGACATGAGTTTGGTAGTGGAGGCATTTGAGAGCAGGCTGAGCTGCTCCGCGTCCTCGTCACTATCTAGTCGGGCCTGTTGGAACGAATCCACACTTTGCCGCGTTGCAAATATAAAGAAATGCTTTACGTCACAATAAGAGGAGATACTCCGACGCCCTCTGTCAGGGTAGTTGAGCTGTAGCAAATAcacaatgtctttttttttccgggAACTATCATCCAAACTGTAGGTAGCACACTGAAACACCCCCACCACTTGTTTTCAGGGTGAAAATACGTTCAGTTTTTTTCATAGGGAAATAAACATTGATACTGCAGAATAAGActaattaaaaatgtaatgtaggcttgtgtttatgttttcaaTGGGCAGACTAATAAGACCGACTGCCATTGGCCTGTACTTCCTGCCGGCACAGGCCACTAGAAGATTTAACTCCTACTGTAAGTGAatctggaaaaaaaaggaaattccTGGGCCGATGTCAAAATATCTCTAGAAGTAATCTACTAAAATACCCTAAAGTATGTTAACTTCCAGAGGGCGGGGAAGCATTTCAACAGCCCACAAATGTAGAAACAACatcatttttttgtaaaaacatttattttcccaACCCTTGACCTATTTACTCTGAGAATTACACCCACTGGGGATCAAGCTGAGCTGTAATCAAGTTTGCCAGTAGGACCGAAGCCACATTTCACACCTAATGTCACTATATCGTGATGGATTGCTAATGATAGCCGATTTCCAAGAAACAAGAAGCTGCTGTGCGATTTTGTCTGAGCACTAGACTACTGGTATTTAGCCTGGCTAGAACAGCGTTGGAACGAACCTATTAGCTACTGCCTTTTAATAAGTTATATGGTTTAAAAACTGAAATAGAACGTATAGGGGTTACTTCTCCTTACTTCTACAACTTGTACACCTTTGGAAAGTGTTAATTGACAAACCCATAGTTTCCAAAAAACACTttcccaaaaaaaaagttaagcAGATAACAAAATATTCACCACCAAAGTATGATTGAAAGGTACATGCTACCATCTCTCAGTTGTCAGTAATTTACTTTTGTTCACAAATGATTAAAGGTCAAGACATCAGACTCATGGTAAAGAAATCAGATGCTATTACAGTCCTAAAGGGTGTATTTGATGCGATGGTGTCTGAAGTCTTCTTTGAACGGCTCTAAGCATTGAGGAAACAGAGCGTGGAAAACAGCCCAAAGGTAGTGGGAAGGCACCAAAACTCAGGTCCGATTATCTATCTGGGACCAACCACCTTAGTCCATGACTAACACATAGACAAAAAGTAATTGATCTAACAGTATGTACAACTTCAGGCCTAAAAAACAAGATGTTTCATCTGTGTCACCATGGTACGCCAGAGAGCAGCAGCCTGAAACATGCCCTGGCTGTCCCGGGGTCA from Clupea harengus chromosome 10, Ch_v2.0.2, whole genome shotgun sequence harbors:
- the LOC105900874 gene encoding uncharacterized protein LOC105900874 → MPPLPNSCLFTPETLVFLQALLCSLSLVLLLSWLFRRFKFKQRGSEKRGEDFVDHALVQHTEETCTCNCLQHCCDIAKTLMRNSEDSGQEHYLCNLHLLQSEDPHTSGSLSDRNKSGLHKCDWKREGNWKEHTEETCTCNCLQHCCDIASDIDSGQEHYLCNLHVLQSDDYYSGGKTSWKIIQDSETLPPAADRDFPSERSGEDSVLRRLVWKVWRFILQIPYTITGMFLWMVWRFILQVLYIMTGMFLWRMLSRSSHTDSDGLSRDPSRSVTRPKNCVRTPGAVQAVLGAVPDHKPASVIEENYGGLQSKSSIEMNLRQKHLEYLLGAFTVSKQSMKLLPSKPSSPPWLWRSLEDTEENLTGAETPFLSQETRAKLEFNIKNKIVQRLLGLPAVVQHSLDTFIPEAPELKVSKALPKPQCDVQVMTCDAPLLTVEQKCKLMSCVSQKQDLKTQGYPEIVMESLEPFDMPASMAEELRQRDMTDQAKDTTDQAKDTTESTPAKHKKERRRSLLSQLKRHLKKQPQKE